A stretch of Candidatus Zixiibacteriota bacterium DNA encodes these proteins:
- a CDS encoding hemolysin family protein, translating into METKMSFTRKLLNPLLKLLIKACKYPYRFGVVQKTPEEKLEQQMGSLALTEGDKMENLEEDEKKMIHSIFELGRTLAKEIMIPRIDMICVEEGESLDTVKELVKKYGHSRIPIFRESIDQIIGILHVKDLFVEERKDLEKMDLTKAAHKPFFIPEDKKIDELLQEMRKEKQHVAIVVDEYGGTAGLVTLEDILEEIVGEIEDEHDRVEPVVQKISEGEYKVAAQVTIRDLNEALKSDLPEKEFETLGGLIYDLVGGVPEEGKTIEYKGLSFQVEKVKGQRIVRVKVKRKKEDVRRETNDG; encoded by the coding sequence ATGGAAACAAAGATGAGTTTCACGCGGAAACTTTTAAATCCTTTGCTTAAGCTTCTTATTAAAGCCTGCAAATACCCTTATAGATTTGGAGTTGTCCAAAAAACACCTGAGGAGAAATTAGAGCAGCAGATGGGGTCACTGGCATTAACTGAAGGTGACAAGATGGAGAACCTGGAGGAAGACGAGAAGAAGATGATCCATTCCATCTTCGAGCTGGGGAGAACTCTTGCCAAGGAGATAATGATTCCCCGAATAGATATGATCTGTGTGGAGGAGGGGGAGTCTTTAGATACCGTAAAAGAGCTGGTAAAAAAATACGGACATTCACGTATACCTATTTTTAGAGAATCCATTGATCAGATAATCGGGATATTGCATGTGAAGGACCTTTTCGTGGAGGAGCGAAAAGATTTAGAAAAGATGGATCTGACAAAGGCGGCTCACAAACCCTTTTTTATACCGGAGGATAAGAAAATCGATGAACTATTACAGGAGATGAGAAAGGAGAAACAACACGTGGCTATCGTGGTGGACGAATATGGAGGAACAGCAGGGCTGGTCACCCTAGAAGATATCCTGGAAGAGATTGTAGGAGAGATCGAGGATGAACATGACAGAGTTGAGCCGGTGGTTCAGAAGATAAGCGAGGGGGAATATAAAGTCGCAGCCCAGGTTACCATCCGCGACCTGAATGAGGCCCTGAAGTCAGATTTGCCAGAGAAGGAATTTGAGACCCTGGGAGGACTAATCTACGATCTGGTGGGTGGTGTCCCGGAGGAGGGGAAGACAATCGAATATAAAGGATTGAGTTTTCAGGTGGAAAAAGTAAAAGGGCAAAGGATTGTAAGGGTGAAGGTCAAACGTAAGAAGGAAGACGTAAGACGAGAAACAAATGACGGATAA
- the ybeY gene encoding rRNA maturation RNase YbeY: protein MSPVFIKNISSDSRVKLSSLKKLAQKILKDFEEKGDLNIILVSDSFMRRLNQRFTSRKGTTDVLSFSFKEDKNTKTKRSLLGEVYISVNRARKQAHDYQATLDQELKRLVAHGILHLLGHEHKTKKDLEKMRKKEEGYIGSHSIKEGSDRYS, encoded by the coding sequence ATGTCACCAGTATTCATAAAGAACATATCCTCCGACTCCAGGGTAAAATTATCTTCACTAAAAAAATTAGCTCAGAAAATCTTAAAAGATTTCGAAGAAAAAGGTGATCTGAATATTATTTTGGTCTCGGATAGTTTTATGAGAAGGCTGAACCAGAGATTTACCAGCAGGAAGGGAACGACTGATGTTCTCTCTTTCAGTTTTAAAGAGGATAAAAATACAAAGACTAAAAGAAGTCTTTTAGGAGAGGTCTATATCTCTGTCAACAGAGCAAGAAAGCAAGCTCACGACTATCAGGCCACCCTCGATCAGGAATTGAAAAGGCTGGTGGCTCACGGGATTCTGCATCTTTTAGGGCATGAGCATAAGACTAAAAAAGACCTGGAGAAAATGAGGAAAAAAGAAGAGGGGTATATCGGTTCGCACAGTATCAAAGAAGGAAGTGACCGTTATTCGTGA
- a CDS encoding DUF362 domain-containing protein: MKSKVSIERCQDYLLDNVRGAVRKSFENLGGLNKFIKPGDKVLIKPNLLSAKDPSRAITTHPSVVQAVAEQVLALKAKPYIGDSPGGADRGVKRVWDNTQMSLASQNSGVPLVSFEEKGVEQKKSETGKTYYIARPVLEADVIISLAKLKTHTLTLMTGGIKNMFGVIPGFRKGQYHKEAPKPAMFAEVIVDIYSLVKPRITLMDAVVGMEGDGPSSGDPKYLGFLLTSEDAVASDAVSAKILGFKDGEIDSTRIAAKRGLGVADFSQIELAGERIENVKPASFKLPSNRLLKLVPKFLVDLLGPLVWVRPNIYDGTCTNCNICVLNCTLKTISAGKQRPTFDYSNCVNCMCCQELCPQKAIYLEKSWLAGKIAK; encoded by the coding sequence ATGAAAAGCAAAGTCTCAATCGAAAGATGTCAGGATTATCTTTTAGATAATGTGCGAGGAGCGGTAAGAAAATCTTTCGAGAATTTAGGTGGGTTGAATAAATTCATCAAGCCTGGTGATAAAGTCCTGATTAAACCAAATCTCCTTTCTGCCAAAGACCCATCCAGGGCAATTACCACTCATCCTTCAGTTGTTCAGGCAGTAGCAGAGCAGGTTTTGGCTCTAAAAGCAAAACCTTACATCGGTGACAGCCCGGGTGGTGCGGACAGAGGAGTAAAAAGGGTCTGGGATAATACCCAGATGAGTTTGGCTTCGCAGAATTCAGGAGTGCCTCTGGTCTCGTTTGAAGAAAAAGGGGTAGAGCAAAAAAAATCTGAGACCGGGAAAACATATTATATAGCCCGTCCGGTATTGGAAGCCGATGTTATTATAAGCTTAGCAAAACTTAAGACCCACACTCTCACTTTAATGACTGGCGGAATAAAGAATATGTTCGGGGTAATCCCTGGTTTCAGAAAAGGTCAATACCACAAAGAAGCACCCAAACCTGCAATGTTTGCAGAGGTCATTGTTGATATCTACTCTTTGGTCAAACCCAGGATTACTTTAATGGATGCAGTCGTGGGAATGGAAGGGGATGGTCCCTCTTCCGGCGACCCGAAGTATTTGGGTTTTCTTTTAACCAGTGAAGATGCTGTAGCTTCAGATGCGGTCTCCGCAAAAATTTTAGGTTTTAAAGATGGAGAGATAGATTCAACCAGAATTGCAGCTAAAAGAGGTTTAGGAGTTGCTGATTTTTCTCAGATTGAGCTTGCTGGTGAAAGAATAGAAAATGTAAAGCCCGCTTCTTTCAAGTTGCCCTCTAATAGGCTTCTGAAGCTGGTTCCTAAATTTTTGGTTGACCTGCTGGGTCCTTTGGTCTGGGTGCGGCCCAACATTTACGATGGCACTTGCACCAACTGCAATATCTGCGTGCTCAACTGCACGCTTAAGACAATTTCTGCAGGAAAGCAAAGGCCAACTTTTGATTATTCAAATTGCGTAAACTGTATGTGTTGCCAGGAGCTGTGTCCTCAGAAGGCAATCTATCTGGAGAAAAGCTGGCTGGCGGGGAAAATAGCGAAATAA
- a CDS encoding endonuclease NucS: MELQEAIQIVKQRYQTDIARINEEKAVIEKFGFMFHSDNLDRLTAENFKSFLLIKNNKHWTGIHRQGNIITSDMDKLRKVLKLLVDESKPIEERLDEIIPKNPKNKPLTIKGLGRAVLTPILLVVHRDKYAVYNSIAEEGMRKFDILPKLKAESFAEKYVKINKKINDLAEKDGLSLWQMDDVWYEALAKPFPPEETRIDEATEVSPDESEFEEIIIREWDRIPAFNGLEILQEDGDLKGQQFNTNEVGKIDLLCRSKETGDFVVVELKRGKESDKVVGQALRYIGWVRKNLANKGQKVAGLIITKEEDTRLNYALEPIKDLIQLKFYKISIKITDSISHSL; the protein is encoded by the coding sequence ATGGAATTACAGGAAGCAATTCAGATAGTAAAACAGCGCTATCAAACTGACATAGCAAGAATCAACGAGGAAAAAGCCGTCATCGAGAAATTTGGTTTTATGTTTCATTCTGATAATTTAGATAGACTCACCGCTGAAAATTTTAAATCATTCTTGTTAATTAAAAATAACAAACATTGGACTGGTATTCATAGACAAGGGAACATAATAACTTCTGACATGGATAAATTGAGAAAAGTCTTGAAACTGTTAGTTGACGAATCAAAGCCAATAGAAGAGAGACTTGATGAAATAATTCCAAAAAATCCAAAAAATAAACCACTAACAATCAAAGGATTAGGGAGAGCAGTATTAACTCCCATACTCTTGGTTGTTCATCGAGACAAGTATGCTGTCTACAATAGTATTGCTGAAGAAGGTATGAGAAAGTTTGATATACTACCTAAATTGAAGGCTGAGAGTTTTGCTGAAAAATATGTGAAAATAAATAAAAAGATAAATGATCTTGCAGAAAAAGATGGACTCTCTTTATGGCAGATGGATGATGTTTGGTATGAAGCTCTTGCCAAACCCTTTCCGCCAGAAGAAACAAGAATAGATGAAGCGACAGAGGTCTCTCCAGATGAATCAGAGTTCGAAGAAATCATAATAAGAGAATGGGATAGAATTCCTGCATTTAATGGTTTAGAGATTCTGCAAGAAGATGGTGATTTAAAAGGTCAGCAGTTCAACACGAATGAAGTTGGCAAGATCGATCTTTTATGTAGAAGTAAAGAGACAGGAGATTTTGTAGTAGTAGAATTGAAGCGTGGTAAGGAGAGTGATAAAGTCGTGGGTCAGGCGTTAAGATACATTGGTTGGGTTAGGAAGAATCTGGCCAATAAAGGTCAAAAAGTTGCTGGTCTAATCATTACTAAGGAGGAAGATACAAGATTAAATTATGCTTTAGAACCTATCAAAGACCTAATTCAACTAAAATTTTATAAGATTTCAATCAAAATAACTGACTCAATTTCTCATTCCTTGTGA
- a CDS encoding SMR family transporter, with translation MSQWVMIFAAILLNVGGHVFLKAGMNKTGAINPLLLISDFKRVFFTSPFVLLGIFSYVASVALYMVVLSRTYLSFAYPLMMSTGYVLIVIFSWQVFKELFSLYKWIGMGLILIGVLLIGK, from the coding sequence ATGTCTCAATGGGTGATGATATTTGCGGCTATCCTTTTAAACGTAGGCGGGCACGTTTTCCTGAAAGCCGGGATGAATAAAACCGGGGCGATAAATCCGCTTTTGCTCATCTCAGATTTCAAAAGGGTCTTTTTTACTAGTCCATTTGTTTTGTTGGGAATTTTTTCTTATGTTGCCAGCGTGGCTTTATATATGGTGGTCTTGTCCCGAACCTATCTTTCCTTTGCCTATCCTTTGATGATGAGCACTGGATATGTTTTGATTGTGATTTTTTCCTGGCAGGTTTTCAAGGAGCTTTTTTCTTTATACAAATGGATCGGCATGGGTTTGATTTTAATAGGGGTTTTGCTGATAGGGAAATGA
- a CDS encoding glycosyltransferase produces the protein MIHNYTGLLVHSIEGAAFKIRYLLNNPALAKRLGENGYQHVKHNFLITRHLRDYLLLLIALDYPHQHIINLG, from the coding sequence GTGATTCATAACTACACTGGACTTTTAGTCCATTCGATTGAGGGCGCCGCTTTCAAGATCAGATACCTTTTGAATAATCCCGCCCTGGCTAAAAGATTAGGTGAGAACGGATATCAACATGTCAAGCATAATTTCTTGATAACCCGCCATCTGAGAGACTACCTCCTATTGCTCATAGCTTTAGACTATCCCCATCAGCACATAATCAATTTAGGATAA
- a CDS encoding MFS transporter yields MELDIRQIEKGLKISIYEGSFAAIFLALTTGPFLAGYALLLGANDFQLGLVVAFPFLAQAFQLLGALGVEKFKQRKKFNLFGSILFRSIFLIFVFLPFFPQSQKFKIVIFLLFLSLSSAIANLVAVAWLSWMSDLVPEERRGRYFGLRNTVLGFITMGSNFAGAKLIDYFRADGSRIGAYLPDFIDRYLKENPTGFAFSFIFLLAVFSAWIAASFLTRQPEPRMIPHPEVNLRSTLKIPLSDKNFRSLIYFFIYWSFVTGISAPFWTPHMLKNLHLDFYLISLFSILAGVISLFVQPLWGKAIDKYGNKPVLIFNVGFIFLIPFLWLFATPQNIFPLWIDAIMGGIFWSGFTLASFNVVLALSPQQGRVYYLAAVAAINGLVLFLASALGGVIAQHLSDFRFVFKGQTLVNFHVLFVISGVGRIFGLLFLKKLFEPKSRPTREMIEEMGDSFFNRVPLGRETWTLVNWARSTFRVKKKNNHNMSRMDP; encoded by the coding sequence ATGGAGTTAGATATAAGACAAATAGAGAAGGGGCTCAAAATCTCGATTTATGAGGGGTCTTTTGCGGCTATTTTCCTTGCTCTGACCACCGGGCCATTTTTAGCCGGATATGCCCTTTTGTTAGGGGCAAACGATTTTCAATTGGGTTTAGTTGTGGCTTTTCCCTTTTTAGCTCAGGCTTTTCAACTGTTAGGTGCTTTGGGAGTCGAGAAGTTCAAACAGAGGAAGAAGTTCAATCTATTCGGCTCGATTTTATTTCGGTCGATTTTCTTGATCTTCGTTTTCTTACCTTTTTTCCCGCAAAGCCAGAAATTCAAAATTGTCATTTTCCTTTTGTTCTTGTCCCTATCCTCAGCCATTGCTAATCTGGTGGCAGTTGCCTGGCTTTCCTGGATGTCGGATTTGGTTCCCGAAGAAAGAAGAGGAAGATATTTCGGATTGCGAAACACTGTGCTGGGGTTCATTACCATGGGTTCAAATTTTGCCGGGGCGAAACTGATCGATTATTTTAGAGCTGATGGTTCCAGGATAGGCGCATACCTGCCTGATTTTATTGATAGGTATCTGAAGGAAAATCCCACCGGTTTTGCGTTTTCCTTTATATTCCTTTTAGCAGTTTTCTCAGCCTGGATTGCGGCCTCCTTTTTGACCCGTCAGCCTGAGCCGAGGATGATTCCTCATCCGGAGGTGAATCTAAGGTCTACCCTCAAAATCCCTCTGTCCGATAAAAATTTTAGGAGTCTGATCTATTTTTTTATCTACTGGTCTTTTGTCACCGGGATTTCAGCCCCTTTCTGGACGCCGCATATGCTCAAAAATCTTCATTTGGATTTTTACCTGATCTCGCTTTTCTCAATTTTGGCAGGGGTGATAAGTTTGTTTGTGCAGCCTCTCTGGGGTAAAGCCATTGACAAATACGGTAACAAGCCGGTTTTAATCTTCAATGTGGGTTTTATTTTCCTCATACCTTTCCTCTGGCTCTTTGCTACTCCCCAAAATATCTTCCCCTTATGGATCGATGCTATCATGGGAGGAATTTTCTGGTCAGGATTTACCCTGGCCTCTTTCAATGTGGTCTTAGCCCTGTCCCCACAGCAGGGGAGGGTCTATTATCTGGCGGCTGTTGCAGCTATTAACGGGTTAGTCTTATTCCTGGCATCAGCCTTAGGAGGGGTTATTGCCCAGCACCTAAGTGACTTCAGATTTGTTTTTAAAGGACAGACCTTGGTGAACTTTCACGTACTTTTCGTAATCTCAGGAGTTGGCAGAATTTTCGGGCTTCTGTTTTTGAAAAAACTTTTTGAGCCGAAAAGCAGACCTACCAGGGAAATGATAGAAGAAATGGGGGATTCATTTTTCAACCGCGTTCCTCTGGGCAGGGAGACCTGGACCTTGGTGAACTGGGCAAGATCGACTTTCAGAGTTAAAAAGAAAAATAATCATAATATGTCCAGAATGGATCCATAG
- a CDS encoding HDIG domain-containing protein, translating into MSNFLKFKKKLKGILFLNGEGRKNNKVLSFLPKIILGLATVLFVTFLFPFHRLPESQVVAIAPWQAILPFFIRFVLILLVFLFFLIFIYLLKKEVLESFSQLLIIAILIVAEMALGYFLVFQIGFSYYLIPITLGSMLLTLLLGYEVGLIYSFLIGFLLEIVFNFSFNLDFISIVAGSVATFSVRGVKERYKFYRPMLYNSLSYLVMIYLFEVLKGSQAQAILEQCGYGILNGFFSTFLAMGLLPIFEYLFDITTDVTLLELSDLNRPVLKRLALEAPGTYHHSIVVGNLAEAAAKALNANPLLARVGAYYHDIGKIEKPEYFVENQMGAKSKHEKLSPSMSALILESHVKEGAELAQKEHLPKKLTDLIKEHHGTTLMAYFYKKALDQGGSEEQEAEYRYPGPKPRSKEAAILMLADAVEAASRTLEEPKPARIMSLIKKIIMDKFEQGELEECELTLKDLHVIEESFLPILIGVFHPRIDYPEIVEES; encoded by the coding sequence ATGAGCAATTTTCTCAAATTCAAAAAAAAGCTAAAAGGGATTTTGTTTTTAAATGGGGAAGGAAGGAAGAATAATAAAGTCTTAAGCTTTCTCCCAAAGATTATCCTTGGATTAGCCACTGTTCTTTTCGTAACCTTTCTTTTTCCTTTCCATCGTCTACCAGAAAGCCAGGTAGTTGCTATAGCTCCCTGGCAGGCCATCCTCCCATTTTTCATAAGGTTTGTCCTTATATTGCTGGTTTTCCTTTTCTTCTTGATCTTCATTTACCTGCTTAAAAAAGAAGTCCTGGAGAGTTTTTCCCAGTTGCTGATCATTGCTATACTGATTGTCGCAGAGATGGCATTGGGCTACTTTCTGGTATTTCAGATAGGTTTTTCATACTACCTTATACCGATTACTTTAGGCTCGATGCTTCTGACCCTCCTTCTGGGTTACGAGGTAGGGTTGATCTACAGTTTTCTGATAGGGTTCCTTTTAGAGATCGTTTTCAATTTTAGCTTCAATTTAGATTTCATTTCCATCGTGGCCGGGTCAGTTGCCACTTTCAGCGTGAGAGGGGTAAAAGAGAGGTATAAATTTTACCGGCCGATGCTCTATAATTCTTTAAGCTATTTAGTGATGATCTATCTTTTCGAGGTTCTAAAGGGGAGCCAGGCCCAGGCTATCTTAGAACAATGCGGGTATGGGATCCTGAACGGTTTTTTCTCCACTTTTCTGGCCATGGGGCTTCTGCCGATCTTTGAATACCTGTTTGACATCACCACTGATGTTACCCTGCTTGAGCTTTCAGACCTGAACCGGCCGGTTTTAAAAAGATTAGCCTTAGAAGCTCCGGGGACCTATCATCACAGCATAGTAGTTGGGAATTTAGCTGAGGCAGCAGCCAAGGCTTTAAACGCAAATCCGCTTCTTGCCCGGGTAGGGGCTTATTATCACGATATAGGCAAGATAGAAAAACCGGAATATTTTGTGGAGAATCAAATGGGCGCAAAAAGCAAACATGAGAAGCTTTCTCCATCGATGAGCGCTCTGATCTTGGAATCGCATGTCAAGGAAGGGGCTGAGCTGGCACAGAAAGAGCATCTTCCTAAAAAATTAACTGATCTGATAAAGGAGCACCACGGCACTACCCTGATGGCCTATTTCTACAAAAAAGCTTTAGACCAGGGAGGTTCTGAAGAACAGGAGGCTGAATATAGGTATCCTGGTCCCAAACCACGTTCCAAAGAAGCGGCAATACTTATGTTAGCAGATGCAGTTGAGGCCGCCTCCCGCACCTTAGAGGAGCCCAAGCCTGCCCGGATAATGAGTTTGATCAAGAAGATAATTATGGACAAATTCGAGCAGGGTGAATTAGAGGAATGCGAGCTGACCTTGAAAGATTTGCATGTCATCGAGGAAAGTTTTCTCCCGATCCTGATCGGGGTATTCCATCCCAGGATCGATTACCCAGAGATAGTTGAGGAAAGTTAG
- a CDS encoding PorV/PorQ family protein: MIKKCLPVERHRSCHKSLRIFEFALLPVFFLKGEKLTGIKRKRIRLSALLLILGQFLSINSGYCFLSEGARGTSGANFLKVGIGARASGMGGAFVGIADDATSIYWNTAGLSQLSQQEIVFVHQNWYQDVNFEYLGYSLPVAPKHTLGFSITYLNLGDFQGYDASDNPTSDFSAYGTVLGLAYSYKVSPSVSLGAGLKGIQEKLENERASSLALDFGFIYRRGKFSLGAAYTNLGTSMKFIQEKEPLPGKFTLGFGYKLLQDQVSLAWDVDFPRDDKPILKQGIEYGYKESAFLRLGYEYKTSAQNLEGTGLSLGGGFKFSNWEVDYNYSPNQVLGGSHRISLSYRFGTKRSL, encoded by the coding sequence ATGATTAAAAAGTGTTTACCGGTTGAAAGGCATAGAAGTTGCCATAAATCTTTGAGGATTTTTGAATTTGCTCTTTTACCGGTTTTCTTTTTGAAAGGGGAGAAGTTGACAGGGATCAAGAGAAAAAGAATCAGGTTAAGCGCTCTTCTACTTATTTTGGGGCAATTCCTTTCTATCAATTCTGGCTATTGTTTTCTGAGTGAAGGGGCCAGAGGCACGAGCGGGGCCAACTTTTTAAAGGTTGGAATAGGTGCCAGAGCTTCAGGGATGGGGGGTGCATTTGTAGGGATTGCGGATGATGCCACCTCTATCTACTGGAACACAGCCGGTCTATCGCAGCTGAGCCAGCAGGAAATCGTTTTTGTACATCAGAACTGGTACCAGGACGTAAATTTTGAATACTTAGGATATTCTCTTCCTGTTGCTCCCAAACATACTCTGGGTTTTTCCATAACTTATTTAAACCTGGGAGATTTTCAGGGGTACGATGCTTCAGATAATCCTACTTCAGATTTTTCAGCTTACGGAACAGTTTTGGGATTAGCTTATTCCTATAAAGTTTCTCCATCGGTGTCCTTAGGGGCTGGTCTAAAAGGGATTCAGGAGAAATTGGAAAATGAAAGGGCTTCAAGTCTTGCCCTGGATTTCGGTTTCATCTACAGGAGAGGGAAGTTCTCTTTAGGTGCGGCGTACACTAATTTAGGTACCTCAATGAAATTCATCCAGGAAAAAGAGCCTCTGCCTGGTAAATTCACCTTAGGATTCGGGTATAAACTTTTGCAAGACCAAGTCAGTTTAGCCTGGGACGTGGATTTTCCGCGGGATGATAAGCCGATCTTAAAACAGGGGATCGAATACGGCTATAAAGAATCGGCATTTCTGCGCTTAGGATATGAGTATAAAACCTCAGCCCAGAACCTCGAAGGGACTGGTCTTTCCTTAGGAGGTGGTTTTAAGTTCTCCAATTGGGAGGTAGATTATAATTATTCGCCAAACCAGGTCTTGGGAGGTTCTCACCGGATCTCCTTGAGCTACCGGTTCGGCACTAAAAGGAGCTTATAA
- a CDS encoding PhoH family protein, whose protein sequence is MKKKWVKKIDLGDVDQRILFGQGGSFLRMIESQFDAKIIARGGNVIIQGDEKEINQLEALFNALLTHLRKNNELSEKYLLYAISLVKEEEEGSPDNLQVSSLVTSIFTKEVIQPRTVGQKEYVQAMEEYDMVFSIGPAGTGKTYLAVAKAVGALKNKEVSRLVLVRPAVEAGESLGFLPGDIRAKVDPYLRPVYDALHDMLSADKIRRLMELGIIEIVPLAFMRGRTLNHAYVILDEAQNTTVAQMKMFLTRLGVDSKTVITGDITQIDLADKRSSGLVQIQKILAGIQGIEFVYLTEKDVVRHRLVQDIIKAYERFESEQ, encoded by the coding sequence TTGAAGAAAAAATGGGTTAAGAAAATTGATCTGGGGGATGTGGACCAGAGAATTTTGTTCGGGCAGGGGGGTTCATTTTTGCGGATGATCGAAAGCCAGTTCGATGCCAAGATCATCGCCCGGGGGGGTAATGTCATCATCCAGGGCGATGAAAAAGAGATAAACCAATTAGAGGCTTTATTCAATGCTCTGTTAACTCATCTTAGAAAGAATAATGAGCTTTCAGAAAAATACCTGCTATATGCCATCTCCCTGGTTAAAGAAGAGGAAGAAGGCTCTCCAGACAATCTTCAGGTATCCTCACTGGTGACTTCGATTTTTACTAAGGAGGTCATCCAGCCAAGGACAGTTGGGCAGAAGGAATATGTTCAGGCTATGGAGGAATACGATATGGTTTTCTCCATTGGTCCTGCAGGGACTGGTAAGACTTATTTAGCAGTGGCTAAAGCAGTCGGTGCTTTGAAAAACAAGGAGGTCAGCCGTCTGGTGTTAGTACGTCCGGCAGTGGAAGCAGGTGAAAGCTTAGGATTTCTGCCAGGAGACATCAGAGCAAAGGTTGATCCATACTTGCGCCCGGTTTATGATGCTCTGCACGACATGCTCTCAGCTGACAAGATCAGGAGATTGATGGAGCTGGGGATAATCGAGATCGTTCCTTTAGCTTTTATGCGCGGCAGAACCCTTAATCATGCTTACGTCATTTTAGACGAAGCTCAGAATACGACGGTAGCTCAGATGAAGATGTTTTTGACGCGCCTGGGCGTTGATTCCAAAACAGTTATAACCGGAGATATAACCCAGATTGACCTGGCTGATAAAAGGTCTTCTGGCCTGGTGCAGATTCAAAAGATTTTAGCCGGTATCCAGGGGATTGAGTTTGTCTACCTCACTGAAAAAGATGTGGTCAGACATAGACTGGTACAGGACATCATCAAAGCGTATGAAAGGTTTGAATCAGAACAATAA
- a CDS encoding exosortase/archaeosortase family protein encodes MEQKNQVFAFRLDWTTYLLILLFIGLYLQVIIGLVGDWWVDSNYSHGFLVPLVSAYLVWKKKDKLKSLERKKSYFGFLILLLGLGIYIVGTAGAEYFSARFSLVIVLFGLVYYLNGKEWAKELLFPIAFLTFMVPIPNVIYYAIAFPMQLLSSKLTQYVLHFIGFPSIRQGNIILLPNYSMEVAEACSGLRSLVSLLALGAFFVYITFPKDTNSDKSNLKRLILFFSVFPIAIGANIFRILITAIGAYVISPKLAEDFLHKLSGLIVFLISVFSLFIVSQIIKFFSRKK; translated from the coding sequence ATGGAACAAAAGAATCAGGTTTTTGCTTTTAGACTGGACTGGACCACTTACCTTTTGATTCTCCTTTTTATTGGACTCTATCTTCAGGTGATTATTGGTCTGGTCGGTGACTGGTGGGTAGATTCTAACTATTCGCATGGTTTTTTGGTTCCTCTGGTTAGTGCCTATCTGGTCTGGAAGAAGAAAGATAAGTTAAAATCTCTGGAGAGAAAAAAGTCTTACTTTGGATTTTTGATTCTTCTACTGGGACTGGGGATTTACATCGTCGGTACTGCTGGGGCTGAGTATTTTTCTGCCAGGTTCTCCTTGGTAATCGTCCTTTTTGGCTTGGTATACTATCTCAACGGGAAAGAATGGGCAAAGGAGCTTTTATTTCCAATCGCCTTCCTTACCTTTATGGTTCCGATTCCAAATGTCATCTATTATGCGATAGCTTTCCCGATGCAATTGCTTTCCAGCAAATTGACCCAGTATGTTCTTCATTTTATCGGGTTTCCTTCGATCAGGCAGGGGAATATCATTCTCCTCCCTAATTATTCGATGGAGGTGGCTGAGGCTTGCTCAGGACTGCGTTCCCTGGTTTCCCTTTTGGCCCTGGGAGCTTTTTTTGTCTATATAACCTTTCCCAAAGATACAAATTCTGATAAATCAAATTTGAAAAGGTTAATTTTATTCTTTTCAGTCTTTCCGATTGCCATCGGCGCGAACATCTTTCGCATCCTTATTACTGCCATAGGGGCTTATGTGATAAGCCCGAAATTAGCTGAGGATTTTCTACACAAGCTTTCCGGCTTGATAGTTTTTCTGATCTCGGTTTTTTCTCTTTTCATCGTCAGCCAGATTATAAAATTTTTTAGCAGAAAAAAATAA